The Neomonachus schauinslandi chromosome 11, ASM220157v2, whole genome shotgun sequence genome contains a region encoding:
- the SPI1 gene encoding transcription factor PU.1 isoform X1: MLQACKMEGFPLVPPQPSEDLVPYDTDLYQRQTHEYYPYLSSDGESHSDHYWDFHPHHVHSEFESFAENHFTELQSVQPPQLQQLYRHMELEQMHVLDTPMAPTHAGIGHQVSYLPRMCLPYPSLSPAQPSSDEEEGERQSPPLEVSDGEADGLEPGPGLLHGETGSKKKIRLYQFLLDLLRSGDMKDSIWWVDKDKGTFQFSSKHKEALAHRWGIQKGNRKKMTYQKMARALRNYGKTGEVKKVKKKLTYQFSGEVLGRGSLAERRHPPH; encoded by the exons ATGTTACAGGCGTGCAAAATGGAAGGGTTTCCCCTCGTCCCCCCT CAGCCATCGGAAGACCTGGTTCCCTATGACACGGACCTGTACCAGCGCCAAACGCATGAGTACTACCCCTATCTCAGCAGCGATGGAGAAAGCCACAGCG ACCATTACTGGGACTTCCACCCGCACCACGTGCACAGCGAGTTCGAGAGCTTCGCCGAGAACCACTTCACGGAGCTGCAGAGCGTGCAGCCCCCCCAGCTGCAGCAGCTCTACCGCCACATGGAGCTGGAGCAGATGCACGTGCTCGACACCCCCATGGCGCCCACCCACGCGGGCATCGGCCACCAG GTCTCCTACCTACCCCGGATGTGCCTCCCATACCCCTCCCTGTCTCCGGCCCAGCCTAGCTCGGATGAGGAGGAAGGCGAGAGGCAGAGCCCCCCGCTGGAGGTGTCGGACGGGGAGGCTGATGGCCTGGAGCCGGGGCCTGGCCTCCTGCATGGGGAAACAG GCAGCAAAAAGAAGATCCGCCTGTACCAGTTCCTGCTGGACCTGCTCCGCAGCGGGGACATGAAGGACAGCATCTGGTGGGTGGACAAGGACAAGGGCACCTTCCAGTTCTCGTCCAAGCACAAGGAGGCGCTAGCACACCGCTGGGGCATCCAGAAGGGAAACCGCAAGAAAATGACCTACCAGAAGATGGCCCGCGCCCTGCGCAACTATGGCAAGACGGGTGAGGTGAAGAAGGTCAAGAAGAAGCTCACCTACCAGTTCAGCGGGGAGGTGCTGGGCCGCGGGAGCCTGGCCGAGCGGCGCCACCCACCCCACTGA
- the SPI1 gene encoding transcription factor PU.1 isoform X2: MLQACKMEGFPLVPPPSEDLVPYDTDLYQRQTHEYYPYLSSDGESHSDHYWDFHPHHVHSEFESFAENHFTELQSVQPPQLQQLYRHMELEQMHVLDTPMAPTHAGIGHQVSYLPRMCLPYPSLSPAQPSSDEEEGERQSPPLEVSDGEADGLEPGPGLLHGETGSKKKIRLYQFLLDLLRSGDMKDSIWWVDKDKGTFQFSSKHKEALAHRWGIQKGNRKKMTYQKMARALRNYGKTGEVKKVKKKLTYQFSGEVLGRGSLAERRHPPH, translated from the exons ATGTTACAGGCGTGCAAAATGGAAGGGTTTCCCCTCGTCCCCCCT CCATCGGAAGACCTGGTTCCCTATGACACGGACCTGTACCAGCGCCAAACGCATGAGTACTACCCCTATCTCAGCAGCGATGGAGAAAGCCACAGCG ACCATTACTGGGACTTCCACCCGCACCACGTGCACAGCGAGTTCGAGAGCTTCGCCGAGAACCACTTCACGGAGCTGCAGAGCGTGCAGCCCCCCCAGCTGCAGCAGCTCTACCGCCACATGGAGCTGGAGCAGATGCACGTGCTCGACACCCCCATGGCGCCCACCCACGCGGGCATCGGCCACCAG GTCTCCTACCTACCCCGGATGTGCCTCCCATACCCCTCCCTGTCTCCGGCCCAGCCTAGCTCGGATGAGGAGGAAGGCGAGAGGCAGAGCCCCCCGCTGGAGGTGTCGGACGGGGAGGCTGATGGCCTGGAGCCGGGGCCTGGCCTCCTGCATGGGGAAACAG GCAGCAAAAAGAAGATCCGCCTGTACCAGTTCCTGCTGGACCTGCTCCGCAGCGGGGACATGAAGGACAGCATCTGGTGGGTGGACAAGGACAAGGGCACCTTCCAGTTCTCGTCCAAGCACAAGGAGGCGCTAGCACACCGCTGGGGCATCCAGAAGGGAAACCGCAAGAAAATGACCTACCAGAAGATGGCCCGCGCCCTGCGCAACTATGGCAAGACGGGTGAGGTGAAGAAGGTCAAGAAGAAGCTCACCTACCAGTTCAGCGGGGAGGTGCTGGGCCGCGGGAGCCTGGCCGAGCGGCGCCACCCACCCCACTGA